The following proteins are co-located in the Campylobacter concisus genome:
- a CDS encoding TRAP transporter small permease codes for MKSFFNVLDIAIASLNKTIAVVGLASGTLLAFANVMARYFFDKSWSWASELSNYLFIWSAFFAAAYGFNKGIHVSVTILVEKFPPALAKVCLLFSHILTTVFLIFIAVYSIDYLKILHEIEQMIIDLGIPQWVPMLVLPIAFVTASYRSTEKAIKVALTPAENVVSNEAHELAHGSVVKD; via the coding sequence ATGAAGAGCTTTTTTAATGTCCTTGATATAGCGATAGCCTCACTAAATAAAACTATCGCAGTAGTTGGGCTCGCAAGTGGAACATTGCTAGCCTTTGCAAACGTTATGGCTAGATATTTTTTCGATAAAAGCTGGTCATGGGCGAGTGAGCTATCAAACTATCTATTTATATGGTCGGCGTTTTTTGCCGCAGCATATGGCTTTAACAAGGGCATTCACGTGAGCGTAACTATCTTGGTGGAAAAATTTCCACCAGCGCTCGCGAAAGTATGCCTGCTCTTTTCACACATCTTAACAACTGTCTTTTTGATATTTATCGCAGTTTATTCGATTGATTATCTCAAAATTTTGCACGAGATCGAGCAGATGATAATAGACCTTGGCATACCTCAATGGGTCCCTATGTTAGTGCTTCCAATAGCCTTCGTTACAGCTAGCTACCGCTCGACTGAAAAAGCCATAAAAGTAGCTCTAACGCCTGCAGAAAATGTCGTAAGCAACGAAGCACATGAGCTAGCTCATGGTAGCGTAGTCAAAGATTAA
- a CDS encoding polysaccharide deacetylase family protein: protein MIKTLLASFLTLTFALADAHILVYHRFDDPRHTSTDISIKNLREQFEYFKNNGYEVVKLSKLVDAVNAGEKIPDNWIVITVDDGYKSFYDKALSVFKEYNYPFALMLYVEASANKYGDYLDFDQIKELEAYGEIGYHSYAHPRMTKLSNEALREDFQKGVETFEKHMGYKPKYFAVPYGEIDNRVVSLAKEFGFLALLNQNSGAVSDKSDVYDLYRTPVMNGTKIALTFNSKFLNAQWIFPDSYPQNNAIDKLIIKTDTNASEGSFFMTGFNGFKKVPMTNGVFECKFNPPLDKRKVLISLKVDHQRSTKLLIKDINAK, encoded by the coding sequence ATGATAAAAACACTTTTAGCGTCATTCTTGACGCTAACATTTGCTTTAGCAGATGCTCATATTTTAGTCTATCATCGCTTTGACGATCCAAGACATACAAGCACTGATATTTCTATTAAAAATTTAAGAGAGCAGTTTGAATATTTCAAAAATAATGGCTATGAAGTCGTTAAACTCTCAAAGCTAGTCGATGCTGTAAATGCTGGCGAAAAAATACCTGATAACTGGATCGTCATCACTGTAGATGATGGTTATAAAAGTTTCTATGACAAGGCCCTTAGTGTATTTAAAGAGTATAACTATCCATTTGCACTAATGCTTTATGTGGAAGCCAGTGCAAATAAATATGGCGATTATTTGGATTTTGATCAGATTAAAGAACTTGAGGCTTATGGCGAGATTGGGTACCACTCATACGCGCACCCAAGGATGACGAAGCTTAGCAATGAGGCATTAAGAGAGGATTTTCAAAAGGGTGTAGAGACCTTTGAAAAACATATGGGCTATAAGCCAAAATATTTCGCAGTGCCGTACGGTGAGATTGATAACAGAGTTGTCTCTTTGGCAAAAGAATTTGGCTTTTTAGCGCTTTTAAATCAAAACTCAGGCGCAGTTTCAGACAAAAGCGACGTTTACGATCTTTACAGAACACCAGTAATGAACGGTACAAAAATAGCACTAACTTTTAATAGTAAATTTCTAAATGCCCAGTGGATATTTCCGGATAGCTATCCACAAAATAATGCAATAGATAAACTCATTATAAAAACTGATACAAACGCCAGTGAAGGTAGTTTTTTTATGACTGGCTTTAATGGCTTTAAAAAGGTACCCATGACAAATGGGGTTTTTGAGTGTAAATTTAACCCACCGCTTGATAAACGCAAAGTTTTAATATCACTAAAAGTAGATCATCAACGAAGTACAAAACTTCTAATAAAGGACATCAATGCTAAATAA
- the frr gene encoding ribosome recycling factor, with the protein MLNKIYETQKEGCEKAIASLKRDFTTLRTGKVNINIVDHVMVDYYGSPTPLNQVATVLTSDASTIAITPWEKSMIKAISSAIQAANIGVNPNSDGESVKLFFPPMTVEQRQENAKHAKSMGEKAKVSIRNVRKDANDEVKKLEKDKAITEDESKKGQDEVQKITDTYTAKIDTLVKEKEAELLKI; encoded by the coding sequence ATGCTAAATAAAATTTACGAAACACAAAAAGAGGGTTGCGAGAAGGCAATAGCTTCATTAAAACGCGACTTTACAACGCTTAGAACGGGCAAGGTAAACATTAATATCGTAGATCATGTAATGGTTGATTATTACGGCTCGCCAACTCCGCTCAACCAAGTAGCTACTGTGCTTACAAGCGACGCTTCAACTATCGCCATCACACCTTGGGAAAAGAGCATGATAAAAGCGATCTCTTCAGCTATCCAGGCAGCAAATATCGGCGTCAATCCAAATAGTGATGGTGAGAGTGTCAAGCTATTTTTTCCACCTATGACCGTCGAGCAACGCCAAGAAAATGCAAAACATGCAAAATCAATGGGAGAAAAAGCCAAAGTTAGTATAAGAAACGTAAGAAAAGATGCAAATGATGAAGTTAAAAAGCTTGAAAAAGACAAAGCCATAACTGAGGACGAGAGCAAAAAGGGGCAGGATGAGGTTCAAAAGATAACTGATACCTACACTGCAAAAATCGATACTCTTGTAAAAGAGAAAGAGGCTGAGCTTTTAAAAATCTAA
- a CDS encoding carbonic anhydrase, producing MDDSLLEGAVKFMEDGFLEHEELFKSLQNRQDPHTLFISCVDSRVVPNLITNCLPGELFMVRNIANIVPPYRVSEEFLATTSAIEYALELLNIKNIIICGHSDCGGCAALYMDEKKLKTTPNVRNWIKLIEPIKREVLKFTSDDPAKMAWLTERLNVINSIENIMTYPNVKEEYERGNLQIYGWHYIIETGEIFSYDLKEGTFKLLADKRGENA from the coding sequence ATGGATGACTCGCTACTTGAAGGTGCGGTAAAATTTATGGAAGATGGCTTTTTAGAGCATGAAGAGCTCTTTAAAAGTCTACAAAATAGACAAGACCCACATACCCTTTTTATATCCTGTGTTGATTCAAGAGTGGTGCCGAATTTGATAACAAACTGTCTTCCAGGCGAGCTTTTTATGGTGCGAAATATTGCAAACATCGTGCCACCTTATAGAGTGAGCGAGGAATTTTTGGCAACGACTTCGGCTATCGAATATGCATTAGAGCTTTTAAATATCAAAAATATTATTATTTGCGGGCACTCTGACTGTGGTGGATGTGCAGCACTTTATATGGATGAAAAAAAGCTCAAAACTACGCCAAATGTTAGAAATTGGATAAAGCTAATAGAGCCGATCAAACGAGAAGTACTTAAATTTACAAGCGACGACCCAGCAAAGATGGCGTGGCTAACTGAGAGATTAAATGTGATAAATTCGATCGAAAATATAATGACCTATCCAAATGTAAAAGAGGAGTATGAAAGAGGAAATCTTCAAATTTATGGCTGGCACTACATCATAGAAACTGGCGAAATTTTTAGCTATGATTTAAAAGAAGGCACGTTTAAACTTCTAGCGGACAAAAGAGGCGAAAATGCGTAA
- a CDS encoding GGDEF domain-containing protein: MTHDFVDQSSYKAIDDIYKTILDVMIVANALSLLLFMIIATPLLFMCLLFIAAGILLRIKFDIKYRVLISLAFHLNIILLVTIIVTTMGWNTGIWIILVGVIFINYFLAFDSKSLTYIMAFLELILLILLYFIYKDEALLIPSAIRGTIVVCSIAFAFFIVLRLSMFADVITSSGYQQIRKETEELEKDSKHDFLTQLLNRRTIEKTLRFELVANKERSGNTNLVIMLGDIDNFKKINDTYGHDCGDEVLKDVASALKKSFRGKDYVCRWGGEEFLIILPDTKIEFIHEVSKRLKKQINNAKLPDKTPVTMTFGMLICANGIEVDFEQAITLVDKLLYEGKQNGKDRIELEILKKGSDA, from the coding sequence TTGACACACGATTTTGTAGATCAAAGTAGTTATAAAGCGATCGATGATATCTATAAAACGATATTAGACGTTATGATAGTTGCAAATGCACTATCTTTGTTGCTTTTCATGATCATAGCTACACCGCTACTTTTTATGTGCTTATTATTTATAGCGGCTGGTATATTGCTTAGAATAAAATTTGACATAAAATATAGAGTATTAATATCTCTAGCATTTCACTTAAATATCATATTGCTTGTTACTATTATTGTTACTACTATGGGTTGGAATACTGGAATTTGGATAATACTTGTTGGTGTAATTTTTATAAACTACTTTCTAGCGTTTGATTCAAAGAGTCTTACTTATATAATGGCATTTTTAGAATTAATCTTGCTTATACTTCTTTATTTTATTTATAAAGATGAGGCGCTGCTGATCCCATCAGCTATACGAGGGACGATAGTCGTGTGCAGTATTGCTTTTGCTTTTTTTATTGTTTTAAGACTTTCAATGTTTGCAGATGTCATCACTTCTAGCGGATATCAGCAAATAAGAAAAGAGACGGAAGAGCTTGAAAAGGACTCGAAGCATGATTTTTTAACGCAGCTTTTAAATAGAAGAACAATAGAAAAAACTTTAAGATTTGAACTAGTTGCTAACAAGGAAAGAAGCGGTAATACAAATTTAGTCATAATGCTAGGCGATATTGATAATTTTAAAAAAATAAACGATACATACGGGCATGACTGCGGTGATGAGGTCTTAAAAGATGTAGCCAGTGCTTTGAAGAAATCATTTAGAGGTAAAGACTATGTTTGCCGCTGGGGCGGAGAAGAATTTTTGATAATCTTACCCGATACAAAGATAGAATTTATCCACGAAGTGAGCAAAAGACTTAAAAAACAGATAAACAACGCAAAACTTCCAGATAAAACTCCAGTTACTATGACCTTTGGCATGCTAATATGTGCAAATGGTATTGAGGTGGATTTTGAGCAAGCCATAACTTTAGTAGATAAGCTGCTTTACGAAGGCAAGCAAAATGGTAAAGACCGCATCGAATTAGAAATTTTAAAAAAGGGCTCGGATGCGTAG
- a CDS encoding GGDEF domain-containing protein, translating into MKEEILAVMNVFSVATYLFLLRLIYDSPENNKIAMLIVQLEILFHALVCMLTLGWGYGFGLLFLASSLILFFTSFTYKFFNYIIVAVQIILSIACYVYLDGQPVKDFDGFKDLLFVFNLSMVCIFSVVISYLLESSNLFIFLSILEEKEMAENILNHDPLTGLLNRTSMQKILSQNDLYKNRDFAIVMCDIDNFKKINDTYGHGAGDAVLKSLSGIFKSTFRDKDRVARFGGEEFLAVVLGVKKDAAVSIVERVRETLSKNIVEFENIKINATMTFGVVAHDGTGEFSLEKMIKQADNLLYAGKRSGKNIVMSADYDPKA; encoded by the coding sequence ATGAAAGAAGAAATTCTAGCGGTTATGAATGTATTTTCGGTGGCAACCTATCTTTTTCTTTTAAGGCTTATTTACGATAGCCCTGAAAATAACAAGATAGCAATGCTGATAGTCCAGCTTGAAATTTTATTTCATGCATTAGTTTGTATGCTGACACTTGGATGGGGATATGGATTTGGGTTATTGTTTTTAGCGTCGTCTCTAATACTATTTTTTACTTCATTTACATATAAATTTTTTAACTACATAATAGTTGCAGTGCAAATAATTTTATCCATAGCCTGCTATGTATATTTAGATGGCCAGCCTGTAAAAGATTTTGACGGCTTTAAAGATCTACTTTTTGTTTTTAACTTAAGTATGGTTTGTATATTTTCGGTTGTTATTTCGTACCTTTTGGAAAGTTCAAATTTATTTATATTTTTAAGCATCTTAGAGGAAAAAGAGATGGCTGAAAATATCTTAAATCACGATCCATTAACAGGACTTTTAAATCGTACTTCGATGCAGAAAATTTTAAGTCAAAACGATCTTTATAAAAATAGGGACTTTGCTATCGTTATGTGCGATATTGATAACTTTAAAAAGATAAACGATACTTATGGACACGGTGCAGGAGATGCCGTTTTAAAAAGCTTATCAGGCATATTTAAAAGCACATTTAGAGATAAAGATAGAGTAGCTAGATTTGGCGGAGAAGAATTTTTAGCAGTCGTTTTGGGTGTAAAAAAAGATGCAGCTGTAAGTATCGTAGAGCGTGTTAGAGAGACTTTGAGTAAAAATATAGTTGAGTTTGAAAACATAAAGATCAATGCAACTATGACTTTTGGAGTAGTTGCTCATGATGGTACGGGAGAATTTAGCTTAGAAAAGATGATAAAACAAGCTGATAATCTACTTTATGCTGGTAAGCGAAGTGGTAAAAATATCGTTATGAGTGCGGATTACGACCCAAAAGCATAA
- a CDS encoding Bax inhibitor-1/YccA family protein, with amino-acid sequence MSLYDRNYAKQNQEELAYSQSSLSTFIKQTYQLFAASLLSATAGAYVGISIAGVFAANRFLFWGLVIVEFALLFGLMAAKRKEGLNLILLFAFTFISGLTLTPLLSAILAMPSGAGIVAQAFGLTTVAFGALSVFAMNTKRDFTTMGKMLFITLIVIVAAAIINIFVKSTMFQLVIASISSILFSAYILFDTQNIIRGNYETPVEGAVALYLDFVNLFTSLLQILGIFNRND; translated from the coding sequence ATGAGTCTGTATGATAGGAACTACGCAAAACAAAATCAAGAAGAACTTGCGTACTCTCAAAGCTCACTAAGCACTTTTATAAAACAAACTTATCAACTTTTTGCAGCATCACTACTTTCAGCAACAGCTGGCGCTTATGTAGGTATTAGCATCGCTGGCGTTTTTGCGGCAAATAGATTTTTGTTTTGGGGACTTGTTATAGTCGAGTTTGCACTACTTTTTGGCTTAATGGCAGCTAAACGTAAAGAGGGATTAAATTTAATACTTCTATTTGCATTTACTTTTATAAGTGGCCTTACGCTAACTCCGCTACTTTCAGCGATCTTGGCTATGCCAAGTGGAGCTGGTATTGTAGCCCAAGCATTTGGACTAACAACAGTTGCTTTTGGTGCGTTAAGTGTCTTTGCAATGAATACAAAACGTGACTTTACAACAATGGGTAAAATGTTGTTCATAACCTTAATTGTTATCGTTGCAGCAGCTATTATCAATATTTTCGTTAAAAGTACAATGTTTCAACTTGTAATCGCAAGTATTTCATCGATCTTATTTAGCGCATATATACTTTTTGATACGCAAAATATTATCCGTGGAAACTACGAAACTCCAGTTGAAGGCGCAGTTGCTTTGTATCTTGATTTTGTAAATCTATTTACATCATTACTACAAATTTTAGGAATTTTTAATAGAAATGACTAA
- a CDS encoding mechanosensitive ion channel family protein, with product MRKFLVIILLYFTFAFAAESNKTQEEDIISITNQIQTLNSQIKILKAQQKDTNNSKADNSNLASLHKKKSDLLEKIPNYIMQIELTQSDINKFNLQKEVLEKKVARLEKQSNKDAYIQSAIELEKMKVDSAYYSALVSLEEIFKKGAKSNSIKEVIDNGLLNLQTNSYVSIKDLKDSLNDTSGSYDNAFLDLELKKESEEEILTYLKNNADLLSSSMLLSELNLVDAVEYINKTTAINSSKFNIGKIVVIVAIFLFFVSLTRILAKLTYWLMSLVASGEGVKEAKNQIVDIVKKPISALLIIYALNICIGVGFYPVPVPLTVANIFSIVYIVAFSWLVLTILNGYGIAIIDKIAQKSKRKEVINLALKVIYVIVLIITLLLILQKLGFDISALIASLGIGGLAVAFAAKDIIANFFASVMMLFDNSFSQGDWIVCGDIEGTVVEIGFRKTTVRSFDNALIFVPNSKLASDPVRNWSRRKVGRRIRMVIGIEYGPTTEEIKKCVNDIKNMLINHPDIAKSEDIAANKRGLKYRQNIVSVDDYAGYKSNLFVVVDDFADSSINILVYCFAKTIVWGEFLDVKQDVMLKIMDILKQNGLNFAFPSQSLYIESVKDKI from the coding sequence ATGCGTAAATTTCTAGTCATTATCCTGCTTTACTTTACCTTTGCTTTTGCGGCTGAGAGCAACAAAACTCAAGAAGAAGACATAATAAGCATAACAAATCAAATCCAAACCCTAAACAGCCAGATAAAAATTTTAAAAGCACAGCAAAAAGATACGAATAACTCAAAGGCTGACAACTCAAATTTAGCCAGCCTTCACAAAAAAAAGAGCGATCTTTTAGAAAAGATACCAAACTATATCATGCAGATCGAATTAACCCAAAGCGATATAAATAAATTTAATCTGCAAAAAGAGGTGCTAGAAAAAAAGGTAGCTAGACTAGAGAAGCAGTCAAACAAAGACGCCTACATCCAAAGCGCCATCGAGCTTGAGAAGATGAAGGTTGATTCTGCTTATTACTCAGCGCTTGTCAGCCTTGAAGAGATCTTTAAAAAGGGCGCAAAGTCAAATTCTATAAAAGAAGTGATAGATAATGGGCTTTTAAATTTACAGACAAATTCTTATGTGAGTATAAAAGATCTAAAAGACTCGTTAAATGACACTTCAGGCTCTTACGATAACGCGTTTTTAGACCTTGAGCTAAAAAAAGAGAGCGAAGAAGAAATTTTAACCTATCTTAAAAATAACGCTGATCTTCTAAGCTCAAGCATGCTCTTATCTGAGCTAAATTTAGTCGATGCAGTCGAGTACATAAACAAAACAACAGCCATAAATTCAAGTAAATTTAACATCGGCAAGATCGTTGTTATCGTTGCGATATTTTTATTTTTCGTCTCGCTAACTAGAATTTTAGCCAAACTAACCTACTGGCTAATGTCACTCGTCGCTTCAGGCGAAGGGGTAAAAGAGGCTAAAAATCAAATCGTTGATATCGTGAAAAAGCCGATCTCAGCACTTCTTATCATCTATGCGCTAAATATCTGTATCGGCGTTGGATTTTACCCAGTGCCAGTGCCTCTAACGGTAGCAAATATCTTTTCGATCGTCTATATAGTCGCATTTTCGTGGCTTGTCCTAACCATACTAAATGGCTACGGCATCGCTATAATCGACAAGATCGCGCAAAAAAGCAAGCGTAAAGAGGTGATAAACCTAGCACTAAAAGTCATCTACGTGATCGTGCTAATCATCACACTTTTACTGATCCTTCAAAAGCTTGGCTTTGATATCTCAGCACTCATCGCCTCACTTGGTATCGGTGGTCTTGCCGTTGCCTTCGCTGCTAAAGACATCATCGCAAACTTCTTTGCCTCTGTTATGATGCTCTTTGACAACTCATTTTCACAAGGCGACTGGATAGTTTGTGGCGACATCGAAGGCACAGTCGTTGAGATAGGATTTAGAAAAACAACTGTTAGAAGCTTTGATAACGCCCTTATCTTCGTGCCAAACTCAAAGCTAGCAAGCGATCCTGTTAGAAACTGGAGCAGAAGAAAGGTTGGCAGACGTATAAGAATGGTTATTGGCATCGAGTATGGACCAACTACAGAAGAGATCAAAAAATGTGTAAATGACATCAAAAATATGCTGATAAATCACCCAGATATCGCTAAAAGCGAAGATATCGCGGCTAATAAAAGAGGTCTAAAATATAGACAAAACATAGTTTCAGTTGATGACTACGCTGGATATAAGTCAAATTTATTTGTCGTGGTTGATGATTTTGCAGATAGCTCGATAAATATTTTAGTTTATTGTTTTGCAAAGACTATCGTTTGGGGAGAATTTTTAGATGTCAAACAAGATGTAATGCTAAAGATTATGGATATTTTAAAGCAAAATGGTCTAAATTTCGCATTCCCAAGCCAAAGCTTGTATATTGAAAGCGTCAAAGATAAAATTTAA
- a CDS encoding thiamine-phosphate pyrophosphorylase, which produces MTKDERIYRVIDANLNRLKEGLRVVEDIKRYVFDDAKLAYKIKSLRHKAKISQKEFLKFRNSQEDVLKTSTKSEQARENLDEIITANFKRAQESARVLEECFKLINLEQAELFKGIRYELYELEKEL; this is translated from the coding sequence ATGACTAAAGATGAGCGCATCTACCGAGTAATAGATGCGAATCTAAATAGGCTAAAAGAAGGGCTTCGCGTTGTTGAAGATATAAAAAGATACGTCTTTGATGACGCTAAGCTCGCCTACAAAATAAAATCCCTCCGCCACAAAGCAAAGATCTCACAAAAAGAATTTTTAAAATTTAGAAATTCACAAGAAGATGTTTTAAAAACTAGCACAAAAAGCGAGCAAGCTAGAGAAAATTTAGACGAGATAATCACTGCAAATTTCAAGCGCGCCCAGGAGAGTGCTCGCGTGCTTGAAGAGTGCTTTAAGCTCATAAATTTAGAACAAGCCGAGCTTTTTAAAGGCATAAGATACGAGCTTTATGAGCTTGAAAAAGAACTTTAA
- the secG gene encoding preprotein translocase subunit SecG — MSLIFLILQFALAVIITIAVLLQKSSSIGLGAYSGSNESLFGAKGPAGFLAKFTFIVGILFILNTLALGYFYNKDLKRSIVDSVDSKSLVIPKSNDVPSAPSAPQTPAK; from the coding sequence GTGAGTTTAATATTTTTGATCTTACAGTTTGCTCTAGCTGTCATCATAACTATCGCTGTTTTACTTCAAAAAAGCTCATCTATCGGACTTGGGGCATATAGTGGAAGCAACGAGAGTCTTTTTGGAGCAAAAGGACCAGCTGGATTTTTAGCTAAATTTACTTTTATCGTAGGTATTTTATTTATCTTAAATACACTTGCACTTGGATACTTCTACAATAAAGATCTAAAACGCTCTATCGTTGATAGCGTCGATAGTAAATCTCTAGTCATACCAAAGTCAAACGACGTACCATCAGCTCCTAGTGCACCACAGACTCCAGCAAAATAA
- a CDS encoding antitoxin produces MQARLKVFKSGNSLALRLPKSLNLDNVKEFILKSFDNNEVVLTPVKDDEWSGLFKTLNELKDAGVKFERAEQSLPQERNFGFK; encoded by the coding sequence ATGCAGGCTAGATTAAAAGTATTCAAAAGCGGTAATTCTTTGGCACTAAGGCTTCCAAAAAGCCTAAATTTAGACAACGTCAAAGAGTTTATACTAAAGAGTTTTGATAATAACGAAGTGGTTTTAACCCCAGTTAAAGATGATGAATGGAGCGGACTGTTTAAGACTTTGAATGAGTTGAAAGATGCTGGAGTTAAATTTGAAAGAGCCGAGCAAAGCTTGCCGCAAGAGCGAAATTTCGGATTTAAATAA
- a CDS encoding TRAP transporter large permease, whose product MTIAFLFILLFALMLIGVPVAVSLGTSTVLTMIFFTDIDIATIPQLIFDGINKFSLMAIPMFILAGNLLSKGGSARRIIDFAKSMVGHLPGGLPMSAIFACIIFAAVSGSSPATVVAIGSIMFVAIKEAGYPKEYAVGGITTAGSLGILIPPSVVMIVYGVTAEVSIGKLFMAGVIPGLMLGGMMLVQTYVGAKKLGFKATKAEPLKVRVQKFAKAFWALLIVVVVIGGIYGGIFTPTEAAAASAVYALFISLFIYRDIKIKDLWDICLDSALTTAMIFFIIANAVVFAYLLTSEQIPQAIASMILDANIGMIGFLIFVNILLFIMGQFMEPSSVIMIMVPLLLPISTQLGIDPIHFGIILVVNMEIGMVTPPVGLNLFVASGLTNMNLKEVIMACLPWTLTLFFGLILVTYIPQISLWLPNIMYGH is encoded by the coding sequence ATGACAATAGCATTTTTATTTATCCTACTTTTTGCACTAATGCTAATAGGCGTACCTGTGGCTGTTTCACTGGGAACTAGCACTGTTTTAACGATGATATTTTTTACAGATATCGACATCGCTACGATCCCACAGCTAATTTTTGATGGTATCAATAAATTTTCGCTAATGGCGATCCCGATGTTTATCTTGGCTGGAAATTTACTAAGTAAAGGTGGCTCAGCAAGACGTATCATCGACTTTGCAAAGTCTATGGTCGGACACTTGCCTGGCGGCTTGCCTATGAGTGCGATATTTGCCTGCATCATCTTTGCAGCAGTCTCTGGAAGCTCACCTGCAACGGTTGTAGCTATTGGCTCAATTATGTTTGTAGCAATAAAAGAGGCTGGCTATCCAAAAGAGTACGCGGTGGGCGGCATAACTACAGCTGGCTCACTTGGAATTTTGATCCCACCTTCAGTTGTTATGATAGTTTATGGCGTAACAGCAGAGGTTAGTATAGGCAAGCTCTTTATGGCAGGCGTCATACCAGGTCTTATGCTAGGTGGCATGATGCTTGTGCAAACCTACGTTGGCGCAAAAAAGCTTGGCTTTAAAGCTACCAAGGCTGAGCCACTTAAAGTAAGAGTGCAAAAATTTGCTAAAGCATTTTGGGCGCTACTTATCGTTGTTGTGGTTATCGGCGGAATTTATGGAGGCATTTTCACTCCGACAGAGGCTGCTGCAGCGAGTGCGGTCTATGCGCTATTTATCTCGCTTTTCATATATAGAGATATAAAGATAAAAGATCTTTGGGATATCTGCCTAGACTCGGCTCTTACAACAGCTATGATATTTTTCATCATCGCAAACGCCGTTGTTTTTGCATATTTGCTAACTAGCGAGCAGATCCCTCAAGCTATCGCTTCGATGATACTTGATGCAAATATCGGTATGATAGGATTTTTGATATTTGTAAATATCCTGCTCTTTATCATGGGTCAGTTTATGGAGCCTTCAAGCGTCATCATGATCATGGTTCCACTATTGCTTCCGATTTCAACGCAACTTGGCATAGATCCGATACATTTTGGCATTATCTTAGTTGTAAATATGGAGATAGGTATGGTGACTCCGCCTGTTGGACTAAATTTATTTGTCGCAAGCGGTCTTACAAATATGAATCTAAAAGAGGTCATCATGGCATGCTTGCCGTGGACGCTTACTTTATTCTTTGGCCTTATCTTGGTTACTTATATACCACAAATTTCTCTTTGGTTGCCAAACATAATGTATGGACATTAA
- the vapC gene encoding type II toxin-antitoxin system tRNA(fMet)-specific endonuclease VapC, with product MFLLDTNICSYLISSNEPYSQNILNHLTRYGKKDIFISSITVAEMFYGIENSTQKELNLRLMGDFISNFCVLDFTSKCAASYGKIRLEMKNKNRRIGDMDMLIAAVALSNDLVLVTNNEKDFKDISGLRMENWSI from the coding sequence ATGTTTTTGCTTGATACTAATATTTGTAGTTACTTGATTTCTAGCAACGAGCCTTACAGTCAAAATATACTAAACCATTTAACTAGATATGGCAAAAAGGATATTTTTATTTCCAGTATAACGGTAGCCGAAATGTTTTACGGCATAGAAAATTCCACTCAAAAAGAGCTAAATTTAAGACTCATGGGAGATTTTATCTCAAATTTCTGTGTTTTGGATTTTACGAGTAAATGTGCGGCAAGCTACGGCAAAATAAGGCTTGAGATGAAAAATAAAAACAGAAGGATAGGCGATATGGATATGCTGATTGCCGCCGTAGCGCTTAGTAATGATCTTGTTTTGGTTACGAATAACGAAAAAGATTTTAAAGATATAAGCGGGCTTAGGATGGAAAATTGGAGCATTTGA